The Maylandia zebra isolate NMK-2024a linkage group LG4, Mzebra_GT3a, whole genome shotgun sequence genome segment CAGTGAAGAGCTATTTTATTCTGTTGATGGAATTCTCTTTGACGTCCCTCATATCATTTCCACCAAAAGCAATATTTaactaaaaatgtatttatttcttaTGAAGCGTTGCCAAACCGCTGATGTTCTCAAAATCTAATCACGGTTTCATTTCATCACTTGTTTGAGCCACAGCTTTCAGAGTTCTGCAGACCTGCTTAAGAAATGTCTCTAGAAGGTACAAAGACTCCTAATTTCAGTCCGATGAGTCACTTTCTCTACTTCTGCGAAATGAAGAAGGATTTGTGTGCTTGATTTCTGACGACACTCGTTGCTCTTGTAACCCTGCAAGTAATCCATCAGCACCGATGGTTATCAAACAACTAAGAGAGCAGTCTAAACATGTCACGGGACAAATACTGTACACACTGTGGATGGGAGTTTGTTACAGTATTAGGCGGTGGGTTATGACCCAACATGCAGAATGAGGAAGCGTGAAGTTGCACAGACACATACGACTCACTTCAGATCCCGGTTCATTTGCTGTCCAGTCATGGGGACTTTAACAGACCGTCTAGCTATACTGGTTCTCATTTTGTCCACAGCATCAAACGTCTGCGGTAAGATGGTTTAATgaataatattttattcagcCTTAGGCTATTTTTTTTCACCTGCCGATGTGTATTTTTGTCTCATGTCTCTGAAAGCATAAAGTCGATACATGTGCGTGTGATCACAGTTATTTAATAACCTACAATTttctgaaaaggaaaaataaaaccgCAGCTGAATATCTTAACTAGATAGGCGCTGCTGTTTAGGATCTGTAATTGCGCTGCTTCCTCGTAGCTTTCGCCACCTCTCCTTATAAGGGAGTGAAAATAGTCGGGATGTGTGTCCCATTGGAAGGTGACCTGCTCTGGCTTCTCTGTACTCCACATTATAACGCTCATTATTTCAACTTaactaatatttttttcttttcttttcttttcttttcttttcacttgTCATCAGTTCAACTTAAATACCTTAGCACTCACACTAACTTTTGATTTCACTGATGATCATTTTTGCTTGTTACAAAACAAAGCCAATCAATGAATGAACTTAAGTTTTGTGAATGAAAAGCAACATACAATCAGGTGAGTGTAGTAAGCAAGTGCATTTACATGAGATGATCTTTGACTATGTCTGACTATAATTACTTATTGGCACTTATTTATGAACTGAATGAACTTAGGTCATGTTTTTATATAATGCTTATTCTCTCAGATCATTTACTTTAGCTCACATTTAACAAACTTGTCACTGCTGACCGTGTTTCAGTGTTAATCTACAATCAGCCACACCCAAAGGCCTCACAAGAGAATGCACTGAAAAGGGAGTGGACTTCATTATTCTTCTAACTTTTTACACATTCAACTCAATTTGAAGAATTTAATTATATCCTCTTAGACTGTATCAAACACTTAGAATCTTATAGTATCTGAAAAGAGCTAAGTAGCATCTTAGTGCTACTTCGTGTAAAACCAGTCAACAAACTGGTTGGAAAGTTAGAAAGACACTATACTCTATAGTATTGcatgtatttttacatttttctgggTGTCATTTTCACAGATTCCAATGTATGCACATCACGAGGGGTCACAACATGTCAACAGTGTCTGGCTGTTCACCCGAGCTGTGCATGGTGTTCTCAggaggtaaacacacacacatagacacggTTTCTACTCACTCCTCCCCCTCACTCCTCAGTGAAGCAAGTTAGAACTGAAATCTCATTCCCCACCAGCTTGCTTCATTCCATCACCCTCTAAAGCTTTTTCATGGTACCTAGTCAACACAGATATACACCCTAGGCTCTCAAGCATAATTAAGAGAAAATTGTCCTGCTGCGTCCAAATAGCCAGGACAGGCACCTCCACAGATATTGGTTATTTGTTTGGCaattttcttgttgttgttttttgtttttgttgttggggGGGGTTAACATCCAGATGCCTAAAGGGATTCATCATAATGTCTGGAGACTGGGgttcttttgtttgttaagaaaatgtataaaccactacactatggaGCCACTTACTGTTGTATTATATACATTAAATTAACTAATGAATGCAAAAGGCCCAACAGAATGgctgtgattgtttcaggaGTTTGGGAAAGGGGCATCTGGCAAATCTCGCTGTGACCTAAAAGAGAATCTACTGAAAGAAGGATGCAGCGCAGCGTCACTGGAGTTTCCCTCCAGCACCCTCACTATTCAGCAGGATGTGCCGCTTAGTGACAAGGCATCAGGAACAGCTAAAGATGTTATTCAGATCAAGCCTCAAAAACTCCAGATGACTCTAAGACTAGGTATGTTAACACCCAACCAGATATCATCTGTATAAAGATCAGGAGATACATGCAACAGCACCATTATGCAACCAGCCATAAAGAGTCATTATTATTGTTCTACATGTAGAAATAGCATGACGGATGTAAACTGATATTAATATTACATCTTTTTCTCCTGGTAGTAGACACCTTTTGAGTTAATTGTGCTGTGTAGTTAATCAGTTTTATCCTCTGTCCCTTGTCCAACCCTGTGGTCCTCTTCTTGTTCCCCTCAGGTGATGCCAAACGTTTCACTGTGTCTGTGAAACAGGTGGAGGATTATCCCGTGGACCTCTACTATCTGATGGATCTCTCATATTCAATGAACGATGACTTGGCTCGCCTCGTCACCTTGGGCAATGATCTTGCTGCAGCCAtgggcaaaaaaacaagcaaccTGCATATGGGGTTTGGGGCCTTTGTGGACAAGACTATGTCCCCATACATGTACACTTTTCCTTCACAGGCAATCAGTAATCCGTGCTATGGGTAGGTATGATGCAGGCTGTTGTTAGGTTTAAAGTAGATAAGGAGCTCTGGTGGAGATTTTTCTACCAGATGTGTTTAGCAACTTGAAATTGATTTTCCTTTTTCACTGATTCACTTTCCCACTATCTCACGCTTAATATAAACAGGATTGGTGTACAATGCCAGGCTCAGTTCAGTTTCAAGAATGTGCTGTCACTGACAGAGAAGGTATCTCGTTTCACTGAGGAGGTGAGGAAACAGCAGATATCGAGAAACAGGGATGCTCCAGAGGGTGGATTTGATGCTGTCATGCAGGCGGTGGTGTGCAAGGTATAAATAGCATAAATATGTCAACTACAGATACACgtcctcagagattttgcaaCACAGTATGACCctatggaaaagaaaaagaatgttttcttttcctattaGCTGATGTTATATACACATAAGTCTCTAAACATATACTTTTCTATTATCAGCtccttttgagtttttttttttaacacatattGGTAGTTTTTTCAACTTAATTATACATTTGCTGTAtgctttatcttttttttatggtatatttaactttttatattatattttatattatatttgtgTATCCATCATAATTAGGATAAGATTGGCTGGCGTCCGGATGCGTCACATCTTCTGGTGTTTACCACTGATGCCAAAACTCATATTGCTCTGGATGCGCGCATAGCTGGTGTTGTCCAACCGAATGATGGAGAGTGTCACCTTGATAGTGACAATCTTTACAACAAATCTACAGTGCTGGTAAAGAGAGACAGTTAAAtgcataattttaaatgtttttggacaaagtgctGCTTTTCCAAACTATGTTCTTCTGGTGTCTTCCAGGACTATCCCTCTTTGGGGCTATTAACGGAAAAAATGACCGCAAACAACATAAATTTAGTTTTTGCTGTGACCAACGAAGTGATACCAATTTACGATGTAAGGAAAATGGACTGCTTGTGTCACGTGATAAATTTACTATTGTAAAAAACTTTCACTATCTTACCACCATGTCTCTATTGCCAGGAATACAGTAAGCTTATTCCAGGCACAACCGTGGGAACTCTGTCTGGTGATTCTGGGAATGTTATTCAGCTTATTGAGCAGGCATATGCGGTAAGGAGTTTTTGAGGTTGGAAAGACAAGTAGAATTTGCAAAATAATGTTGTCTATTTGATCTGTAAAGGTACACTAGAACCAATATGTGATTTATACCTTTAATCTGAGCAGAAAATTCGGTCTAAAGTGGAGCTGGAGCTGTTGAAGGTCCCAGAGGAGTTAAATCTTTCTTTCAACGCCACATGTCTAAATGGAGAGGTCATCCCCGGAATTAAGTCCTGTACTGGCCTCAAGATTGGAGACACAGTAAGTAACGGTTCAGGAATGTTCAGTATGCATCCAGTATTTCTACACAGACTATCAAAGAGGCATTTCTTCCTCTTCAGGTGTCATTCAGTGTTGAGGCTCAGTTGCGGAGCTGTCCTAAGGAGAAGAGTCGCACCTTTACCATCAAACCTCTTGGCTTCAAAGATGCCCTTGAGGTTACGGTGGATTTTGCCTGTGGTTGTGAGTGTGAGGCAAAGGCACAAGCCAACAGCCCCCTCTGTAGCAACGGCAACGGGACCTTCAGCTGTGGTGTTTGTCAGTGTCACCCAGGTCGGCTGGGCCCGCATTGTGAGTGCTCACTTGAAGACTACAGTCCATCTGATAATGCCAACTGCATCCGGGAACCAGAGGGCCCAATCTGCAGTGGAAGAGGCAACTGTCTGTGTGGACAGTGCTCGTGTCATACAAGAGAGTTtggtcaggtgtggggaaagTACTGTCAATGCGATGACTTCAATTGTCTGCGCTTTAAAGGAGCTCTGTGTTCTGGTGAGTAAAttgtcgttgttgttttttttttatcgtcaAATCTTAAACCATCAGTTTAACATTTTGCAATAGCACAAAACCTGATgcacaaactgaaatcaaagTAAACCTGCAGTGGTATGTGCAAGTATATTATTCTAAAATCATGACATTTAAAAAGTCTGTAGTAAGGATCTAGAGAAATTCTAGAGACTTTGCAAAAATGTCCAGGTTATTAAAACATCAAGCATATTTTCTTAGTTTTGCGGTTATGTTTCCATGCTGATTTGGGGATTTACACAAAATCCCCCTTCACTCAATCAGCTTTTGAAAATATCAAATCATGGGCATTGAACTACCTGCAGGGCACTAAAGATACACAAGATAATATTATATCATATTAAAAGCTGTTTTCTTCACTAAGAGCAGGAAAAATGAAgtttctcttcccttttctttccttGCTCTGAGGCTTTGTTGTAtgctttcttcctttctctctttgtaTATAAACATATCTCAGTTGGTTTACATAGTTTTCCTATTACATAGGTAGATAAGCCAAAAAACTAGGCTACTTAAAGTGCCTGTGCCATCATTAAGACAGTCTTTTCTTGCTTATAACAGACATGTAAATTAGTACAAAATTATTAAACATAAGCAATCATACTTATCAAATGACCAACGCTTTGTCAGACCTGCAAATATTATGTCTGTGCTCTGTAGAAGGCCAGTCAGAGAACACACCCATTTACTGCTATGTTTTTGTGATATGCAATTGCTATCTCTATCATTCCCAAATGCAAGTTGGTGCAACTCACTACAGAGTTACTCAATTACAATAATAAAACTTTAGTAAGCTTTGTCCTTGAGTAATTTATTGTTGCAGCATTTTGGCTCTATGATTGGTAAGAAGGAGTATGACTAATAGTAGAACAGGAAACTGCTCTTTAAAAGAAATAAGGAAACTTTTCCTATTAGGGTTAGTACTCATTCTGTGTTTACTCAAACTTTGGAGTAAACATGTCAAGTACACGGACTTGTGTTACTGAGGTACCTCTTCTTTCTACGGTAATGAGGACGCGAATACCATGAATCACGTACTTACAGGCAAACTTCATGGAGCTATAAGAAAGTGCATTCAGACACAATAAGTTAGCCTGAAAGATCCTGTCAGCTTTCATTACAGGACGTGTAAGAAAAATCCATTTTAGAGATGTTAGTCAGTCAcccacattttttaaagtatattATTGAAATTGGAGACAGTTAGTAGTCCACTGTAATTTTCAGTAAAGTGCAGAAATATGACACGAAAGCCCCAAATTAGGCATGCATCCTCTGGAATCAAGTTTTACCTGAAATAAACATACATTGCCAAGCTGATATCCAAATGTGACATACTTGTGTCAACAAGGCAAATGCTCACACAGGTTCTTTCTTAAGGAAGATTAACTTTTGCAGACACAAAGCCAGCACTGGTGTAAGTCAGTCTATAGAGCATTAGTGCTAAACCGCAGTGTGCAGAAGTGGTATTTAAAGCATGAGTGTCCCTTGTCTGCATCTTAGTTGAAGCTACCACGACACAGGGcataaaaaaagttaaatctCTGTGACGTTCCCTGTGGGTGTGCAGATCTCCTACTGATATGAAGCTGTTTCAGGGCTCAAGAACAGGAGCCAGCAAGCACAGCCCCAGGGAGCACAAATAGGAGGGAGGAGACTACAGCAAAGTTTGCATTCCTctgctgatttttgtttttttacctttccTCATCAGTACACGTTACTTGATTCTGTTTCCGCTTCTTCTCCAACAATGTAAGGTTATGTTTTAGTACTCTGTCTTTGTCCCTGTCCTTGTCCTGTTATCGTGGCCCCACTATTAACCTGTGCTCTGGGATTTGTTTAATTGACTGAATTATTGTGCTTGCTCACAAAGAAATGAGCATGATGTAAAACTAAAAATCCCTTTTCATGTTTGTGAATCATCTTTCAGTTAATGAAAGCAGCACAAATACTGACTCCTATTAAGTGTTGtgtagagaaaaacaaaaactaacttGTGACTCAAAGCATTTTTCTTGTTTCCAAAGCCTTTATACATATCTCAGCTCTTATGTTGTTGACAGAGTTACTGAGAAAGATTACACAACAACTCCACCGCCGGGCTTTATATGTGAAATTGTTAACCATTAACACGGACGGCCCtgcttaaaacacattttaaaaagaaaagcctCAGCTGACAGGGTGAACACGGTGGAATTGTTTGTCGAAgctttgttgatttgttttgaGCTCTGGAATTAGTTACCCTTACACCTTCTCTGATCTTTCAGCACTAGTCACTCCCCCTGTCTGATCCAGATGGACTGTGACTCACTCGCTTGGCTCATAATCATCCAATGCCAGTTTAGTTTCCTACCCTGTTGTCGCTGGAGCTCTGCAATAATATCCAAGGTGGTGTAATGTGCTGATGTGGGGTGTTGCACAGTAATGCAGGAAGAAAAGCTCACCAACCAATCTTCTCAGGAAATGGATGACAGCTTCCTAAAATGACTGGGTATTTCCATGCTTTCTGTGCTTCACAACATCTGAGGATGTTTGTGTCACTCTGTGTGTGCCTGCTTGCCCGATGGGATCAGGAATCATTAAACTGTACTTTCACAATAGAACATTTTCTGCCCTTCTCACAGTGGGGATGATTAAGGGAAATGCGTGACTCCCATTGCTGAGTAATTCAGATGCAAAAACAGCTACCAAGTTATTGCTTAACACAGCAGCATTTTCAAGGGAAGATTAGAATGATGTGGGAAGAAATCTGAAACAGATGATTGTTTTCAAACGCTGACtagtcttttttattatttaaacaaaacagttCAAGCAAAGGTCATGACAAAGGAGGCAAAGTTATCATTTTTTACAATGAATGACAATGAAGACCTAAATATAGACCTAAAACAATTAAGCAATAAAACCACATCACTTAAAACATAGTACATACACTCTTTACTTCTGGGGCCCCCCATGTGCAgcagcctgttacagcagctctgctcatttCTGAGCTTCTTTCTTATTTCATCTTTATTTTCTCGTAATTTTTAACTGAAGTTTTAGCAATTGGATTCTGCATGTACTACTGTTTCATGCTAGTTCTGGTCATTTTtctaacaaatttcccacgagTGGGTCTAATAAAGGTTTATCTCTCTCTCAAACACTCACTCTCTAATTCCACTTCCTTCAAAGAACATTACAGTGACCTTGCATTCATTTCATGAAGAATAACACTCATCCTATCTAAGCACACTAATTAGGTAAGtatacacacagacaaatgTGCACACAgattcatttatatttatgcAAGTAGTATTTTGTAGGTTTGTGTCCCTCTTGTAGTTGTGCACTTAAACTGTATATTTTTGATTTCAAGTATTACAGAATAAATTTGAGCACTTTTATAGTCTAACCAAAAACTCACTTTATACCACAAATGACACTGTCTTTTTACAGAAACGTGCACACCTTACAGTCACACCTTGACCTAAATGAACCTACCTAGGTCTAGCCAGTCAGGCTGAAACCTATATTTAATCCCAGGATCTTTTTGCTGTGCCTCTACCATGTTAGACACTGCATCACCATGCTGCCACAAAGAATTagcttttcattctttttcattctttcagGTCACGGGAAATGTGATTGTGGGGTGTGCAAGTGTGACGCAGGATGGAAAGGAGAAAACTGCAACTGCACCACGCGCACAGACACCTGCATGTCCAGCAGTGGTTTCCTGTGCAGCAGCCGGGGTATCTGTGATTGTGGAGTTTGCCTTTGCACTCAGCCTGGTGCCTACGGAGCCACCTGTGAGAAATGCCCCACCTGCCCTGATGCCTGCACGCTAAAAAAGTGAGTTAATCAGAgatgaaaaaacaacagaaaaatcaTATGAGAACTTGTAATTTTCAACCAAATGTAGACACATTTTCCTTGGACAAATTGATTAACCCTAAAAACAATTTCACTGGATTAGTGAGATATCTTGTTTAATTTTAGGGTAAGTGATTGATCAACTTATTGAACAATTATCAAATCATCCCTATGTGTAGACAGCATACTTGGCTTCTCAGGGCCCTACCTGTTGTTGGCAAAATAATGTTCTGCAAATAACTCACGTTTGCTTACGTTTTCCACATTTCATAACACAAACTACTCCTACATATTTTTTAGTGCAGACGCTATCATGTATAAGAGATGTAATGTGTGATGTCCGCTGAATGCATACGAAGTGAACCACTTACTGTTTTTGCAGGGAGTGTGTCGATTGTCTGCACTTCAAGAGAGGACAGTACATCAAAGACAACAGTTGTAATAGAATGTGCACCGATGAAATTGAAGTAGTGGATAACCTGGGTGAGAACTCCACCATTTCTAATCTCTTTATTGCTGCTATCCTGGCCTGTTGTGGTAATGTTGTATTTCTGCTTCAGATCATATGAgcataataaaattaaaagtatTTGGAGGCCTCATGAAAACATTGTGGTCAAAGAGTATTGTGGACTGCTCGATACTTTAGTCTCATAAACATACCTTAAAACAATGTATTACCTTGTTCTTCATCTTCACACGATCTCGTCCCACACAAGCGGAAAAACGCAATGGAGTAAACTGCTCGTACAAAGATGAGAACGACTGCGTGCAGCACTTCCAGTATTACGTAGATGTTGCCGGCAAATCCATTCTGAGCGTCGTGAAAGAACCAGGTACTGTGAaagtttgtgtgcatttatggGATTCTTAAACTGCCAGAGAACTGAGCGTTATAATTTAGGCACATTATTAGGGGAGAATAGTGTGTGCTTGAGTTCcatttcagtctgtttttctgGACAGCCATAGCAACAGGGGAACAGTGTGTGCATCTTGTAATGTGTTATTATCTAAAGAACACATGATCAGCCAGTTACCCACATCCACACTCTCCCACACCACAGAAACTCAGACACATTGCATTGATGCTTCAAATAATTGTGAAATGTCTCTCACCAGATTGCATTGATTGCTTAACTTCTGATTGCACTACATTTCTTAGCAAACATGGTGCCAAAAACTGTGAATTAGCTCAGTTTCTCCCTCTCTCATGTCTGTCAGAGTGCCAGCCTGGTGCTGACATCTTGGTGGTGCTGATGTCAGTGGCTGGAGCCATTCTGCTACTGGGCCTTGTTGGCCTGCTCATATGGAAGCTGCTGGTCACAATCAAAGATCGCAGAGAGTTTGCCAAGTTTGAGGAGGAGAGAGCCAAAGCCAAATGGGATACGGTGAGAAATAACTCCATTGAAACACCAGAGTACAACAAAAGCAATATCGTTTGGCTTTCTATAACCTCTAGTGcttttaacaaatcttttttcaattttaagACCCAAACATGAATATgtatagggttttttttttctttttatttattcttttgaattttaaattgtttccaTGATATTCATTTTTTACTTGCTTTTATTATTGTTCAGCACTTACTTTGTTTGTAACTTTGTTTTGAAAAGTGATTTTCTAAATACAAGTAAAGTAATGCCAATACACTGTAATAACAGAATATATCTGCCCTCTAGTCTAGCCTGCATATGGCAATGTTACATATCACCATGGAGCTGAAGTAAACAccactgttttattttcatagGCTAACAATCCTTTGTACAAAGGAGCCACCTCCACCTTTACCAATGTAACATATCGGGGAAACTAACGACTAATGGCCAAGAGGAAAATCTCAGGGGTCAACGACAAAGAGGGAATGTAGCAGCACAGAAATGG includes the following:
- the itgb3a gene encoding integrin beta-3a, translated to MRKREVAQTHTTHFRSRFICCPVMGTLTDRLAILVLILSTASNVCDSNVCTSRGVTTCQQCLAVHPSCAWCSQEEFGKGASGKSRCDLKENLLKEGCSAASLEFPSSTLTIQQDVPLSDKASGTAKDVIQIKPQKLQMTLRLGDAKRFTVSVKQVEDYPVDLYYLMDLSYSMNDDLARLVTLGNDLAAAMGKKTSNLHMGFGAFVDKTMSPYMYTFPSQAISNPCYGIGVQCQAQFSFKNVLSLTEKVSRFTEEVRKQQISRNRDAPEGGFDAVMQAVVCKDKIGWRPDASHLLVFTTDAKTHIALDARIAGVVQPNDGECHLDSDNLYNKSTVLDYPSLGLLTEKMTANNINLVFAVTNEVIPIYDEYSKLIPGTTVGTLSGDSGNVIQLIEQAYAKIRSKVELELLKVPEELNLSFNATCLNGEVIPGIKSCTGLKIGDTVSFSVEAQLRSCPKEKSRTFTIKPLGFKDALEVTVDFACGCECEAKAQANSPLCSNGNGTFSCGVCQCHPGRLGPHCECSLEDYSPSDNANCIREPEGPICSGRGNCLCGQCSCHTREFGQVWGKYCQCDDFNCLRFKGALCSGHGKCDCGVCKCDAGWKGENCNCTTRTDTCMSSSGFLCSSRGICDCGVCLCTQPGAYGATCEKCPTCPDACTLKKECVDCLHFKRGQYIKDNSCNRMCTDEIEVVDNLAEKRNGVNCSYKDENDCVQHFQYYVDVAGKSILSVVKEPECQPGADILVVLMSVAGAILLLGLVGLLIWKLLVTIKDRREFAKFEEERAKAKWDTANNPLYKGATSTFTNVTYRGN